In one Platichthys flesus chromosome 3, fPlaFle2.1, whole genome shotgun sequence genomic region, the following are encoded:
- the rasgef1ba gene encoding ras-GEF domain-containing family member 1B-A translates to MPQTPPFTGQLNTGSYNKNLYQAKEEGCPGLYYHDNNLVSGSLEALIRHLVPTGDYYPDRTYIFTFLLSSRLFLRPYELMSRVCHLCMEQQRPGDPQADKMRVRKNAPKILQLLTEWTETFPYDFRDERMMRSLKELTHRLANGEEVYRKAVGQMSQGLIRRLTVLSQYEEALVKINATAAERLAALKAKPQASIQRDMLSICNDPFTVAQQLTHIELERLSYIGPEEFVQAFVQKDPLDNDKSCFSDHKKASNLEAYVEWFNRLSYLVATEICMPVKKKHRARVIEFFIDVARECFNIGNFNSLMAIISGMNMSPVSRLKKTWSKVKTAKFDILEHQMDPSSNFYNYRTSLRGATQRSITANSSREKIVIPFFSLLIKDIYFLNEGCANRLQNGRINFEKFWELAKQVSEFMAWKKVECPFEKDRKILQYLLTAPVLPEDALYLASYESEGPENHMEKDRWKSLRSTLLSRV, encoded by the exons ATGCCTCAGACTCCACCGTTCACAGGGCAGCTGAACACAGGCAGCTACAACAAGAACCTGTACCAGGCCAAGGAGGAAGGCTGCCCCGGCCTCTACTATCATGACAACAACCTGGTGTCCGGGTCCCTGGAGGCCCTCATCCGCCACCTGGTCCCAACTGGGGACTACTATCCAGAT AGGACGTACATCTTCACCTTCCTGCTCAGCTCTCGCCTCTTCCTCCGCCCGTACGAGCTCATGTCCAGGGTGTGTCACCTGTGTATGGAGCAGCAGCGACCCGGCGACCCCCAGGCTGACAAG ATGAGAGTGAGGAAGAACGCTCCCAagatcctccagctcctgacCGAGTGGACGGAGACCTTCCCGTATGATTTCAGGGACGAGAGGATGATGCGCAGCCTGAAGGAGCTGACCCACCGACTGGCCAACGGAGAGGAG GTGTACAGGAAGGCGGTCGGGCAGATGAGCCAGGGCCTGATCAGGAGGTTGACGGTGCTCAGCCAGTACGAGGAGGCGCTGGTGAAGATCAACGCCACGGCGGCCGAGCGACTCGCGGCTCTGAAGGCGAAGCCGCAGGCGTCCATCCAGAGAGACATGCTGAGCATCTGCAACGACCCCTTCACCGTGGCCCAGCAGCTCACGCACATAGAACTG gAGAGACTGAGCTACATCGGACCGGAAGAGTTCGTCCAGGCCTTCGTCCAGAAAGACCCTCTCGACAATGATAAG aGCTGCTTCAGCGATCACAAGAAGGCCAGCAACCTGGAGGCGTACGTGGAGTGGTTCAACAGACTCAGCTACCTGGTAGCCACAGAGATCTGCATG CCCGTGAAGAAGAAGCACCGAGCTCGAGTCATCGAGTTCTTCATCGACGTGGCGCGGGAATGTTTCAACATCGGCAACTTCAACTCCCTCATGGCGATcatct CTGGGATGAACATGAGTCCTGTGTCTCGGCTGAAGAAAACCTGGAGCAAAGTCAAGACGGCAAAGTTCGACATCTTAGAG catCAGATGGATCCTTCCAGCAATTTCTACAACTACAGAACGTCTCTGAGAGGAGCCACGCAGAGATCCATCACCGCCAACAGCAGCCGGGAGAAG ATCGTCATCCCTTTCTTCAGCCTGCTCATTAAAGACATCTACTTCCTGAACGAGGGCTGTGCCAACAGGCTGCAGAACGGACGCATCAACTTTGAG AAATTCTGGGAACTCGCCAAACAAGTGAGTGAGTTCATGGCCTGGAAGAAAGTGGAGTGTCCGTTTGAGAAGGATCGTAAGATCCTGCAGTACCTGCTGACGGCGCCGGTGCTGCCTGAGGACG CTTTGTATCTGGCATCATACGAGAGTGAAGGTCCTGAGAACCACATGGAGAAGgacagatggaagtctctgag ATCCACTCTGCTAAGCAGGGTCTAA